One Streptomyces coeruleorubidus DNA segment encodes these proteins:
- a CDS encoding MarR family winged helix-turn-helix transcriptional regulator, protein MSMDMTTVGDTGLLDTLQHEVAVFARRAEQTRLGGVGQVRNSMDRAAYLLLNRLDKEGPMGVKALAASMGIDSSTVTRQVAPLVDTGLVKRTSHPEDGRAVVLQLSPRGQARLEEVRSSRRQLMAELTEDWEPAEREAFCSLLTRFNSALSARMAASGVPAPEAESPS, encoded by the coding sequence ATGTCGATGGACATGACGACCGTCGGTGACACCGGTCTTCTCGACACCCTCCAGCACGAGGTGGCGGTGTTCGCCCGCCGTGCCGAACAGACGCGGCTCGGCGGGGTCGGGCAGGTGCGCAACTCCATGGACCGCGCCGCGTACCTGCTGCTCAACCGTCTCGACAAAGAAGGCCCGATGGGCGTCAAGGCGCTCGCCGCGAGCATGGGGATCGACTCCTCGACGGTCACCCGGCAGGTGGCTCCGCTCGTCGACACCGGCCTGGTCAAGCGCACGTCGCACCCCGAGGACGGGCGGGCGGTGGTGCTCCAGCTGTCCCCGCGCGGGCAGGCGCGGCTGGAGGAAGTGCGCTCGTCGCGGCGGCAGTTGATGGCCGAGCTGACCGAGGACTGGGAGCCGGCGGAGCGCGAGGCGTTCTGCTCGCTCCTCACGCGCTTCAACAGCGCGCTGTCCGCCCGCATGGCGGCGTCCGGGGTACCGGCGCCGGAGGCGGAGTCGCCGTCCTGA
- the ilvA gene encoding threonine ammonia-lyase produces MSYSTADSLLPVTLDDVRGAQKMLSGVARVTALEGSRHLSQMVGAPVHLKCENLQRTGSFKLRGAYVRIAGLLPEERAAGVVAASAGNHAQGVALASALLGVRSTVFMPKGAPLPKVSATRDYGAEVRLHGQVVDETLTAAQEYAAETSAVFIHPFDHPDIIAGQGTVGLEILEQCPEVRTIVVGIGGGGLAAGIAVAVKALRPDLRIVGVQAEGAAAYPPSLTAGRPVTVENPATMADGIKVGRPGDVPFGIIGDLVDEVRTVSEDELSAALLLCLERAKLVVEPAGASPVAALMSRPGSFEGPVVAVLSGGNVDPVLMQRVLRHGMAAQGRYLAVRLRLTDRPGALATLLGVLSVVDANVLDVSHVRTDPRLGLTEAEVELHLETKGPAHCAEVGQALREAGYTVMG; encoded by the coding sequence ATGAGCTACAGCACGGCTGACTCCTTGCTGCCCGTCACCCTCGACGACGTGCGCGGCGCCCAGAAGATGCTCTCGGGCGTGGCACGGGTGACCGCGCTGGAGGGCAGCAGGCACCTGTCCCAGATGGTCGGCGCGCCGGTGCACCTCAAGTGCGAGAACCTCCAGCGGACGGGTTCGTTCAAGCTGCGCGGCGCCTACGTCCGGATCGCGGGCCTGCTGCCCGAGGAGCGCGCCGCCGGGGTCGTCGCCGCGAGCGCCGGCAACCACGCGCAGGGCGTCGCCCTGGCGTCCGCGCTGCTCGGCGTGCGCTCCACGGTGTTCATGCCGAAGGGCGCCCCGCTGCCCAAGGTCAGCGCCACCCGGGACTACGGGGCCGAGGTGCGGCTGCACGGCCAGGTGGTCGACGAGACGCTGACCGCCGCGCAGGAGTACGCGGCCGAGACCAGCGCGGTGTTCATCCACCCCTTCGACCATCCCGACATCATCGCGGGCCAGGGCACGGTCGGCCTGGAGATCCTGGAGCAGTGCCCGGAGGTACGCACGATCGTCGTCGGCATCGGCGGTGGCGGGCTGGCCGCCGGGATCGCCGTGGCGGTGAAGGCCCTGCGGCCGGATCTGCGGATCGTGGGTGTCCAGGCGGAGGGCGCGGCGGCCTATCCGCCCTCGCTGACGGCGGGCCGGCCCGTCACGGTCGAGAACCCGGCGACGATGGCCGACGGCATCAAGGTCGGGCGGCCCGGCGACGTGCCGTTCGGGATCATCGGCGATCTGGTCGACGAGGTGCGCACGGTCAGCGAGGACGAGCTGTCCGCCGCGCTGCTGCTGTGCCTGGAGCGGGCCAAGCTGGTCGTGGAGCCGGCCGGGGCGAGCCCGGTCGCGGCGCTGATGAGCCGGCCCGGCTCCTTCGAGGGCCCGGTCGTCGCGGTGCTGTCCGGCGGCAACGTCGACCCGGTGCTGATGCAGCGGGTGCTGCGGCACGGCATGGCCGCGCAGGGCCGCTACCTGGCCGTCCGGCTGCGGCTGACGGACCGGCCCGGCGCTCTGGCCACACTCCTGGGCGTGTTGTCAGTGGTCGACGCTAACGTCCTCGATGTGAGCCACGTACGAACCGACCCGCGGCTCGGGCTCACGGAGGCGGAGGTCGAGCTGCACCTGGAGACGAAGGGCCCGGCGCACTGCGCCGAGGTGGGCCAGGCACTGCGCGAGGCGGGCTACACGGTCATGGGCTGA
- a CDS encoding ATP-binding cassette domain-containing protein translates to MPGAIYAEGLVKTFGDVRALDGVDLDVPEGTVLGLLGPNGAGKTTTVRCLTTLLRPDSGRAVVAGIDVLKQPDAVRRSIGLSGQFAAVDEYLTGRENLQMVGQLYQMKAKAAKERAAELLEQFHLTDAADRPTKTYSGGMRRRLDLAAALVVSPPVMFMDEPTTGLDPRNRQQLWEVIKHLVSGGTTLLLTTQYLEEADHLAHDIAVVDHGRVIAKGTSDQLKARTGGERVEVVVHEREHIQAAAEVLAGFGKGDTTVEEHMRKLTAPVTGGAKLLAEVIRELDTRGIEIDDIGLRRPTLDDVFLSLTGHVAEAKNEETDEEAAK, encoded by the coding sequence ATGCCAGGCGCCATCTATGCCGAAGGTCTGGTCAAGACCTTCGGTGACGTAAGGGCCTTGGACGGCGTCGACCTCGACGTGCCCGAGGGCACGGTCCTCGGCCTGCTCGGGCCGAACGGCGCGGGCAAGACGACCACCGTCCGCTGCCTGACCACCCTGCTGCGCCCCGACAGCGGACGGGCGGTCGTCGCGGGCATCGACGTGCTCAAACAGCCCGACGCCGTCCGCCGCTCCATCGGCCTGTCCGGCCAGTTCGCGGCCGTCGACGAGTACCTGACCGGCCGCGAGAACCTGCAGATGGTCGGTCAGCTCTACCAGATGAAGGCCAAGGCGGCGAAGGAGCGCGCGGCCGAGCTGCTGGAGCAGTTCCACCTCACGGACGCGGCCGACCGCCCCACCAAGACCTACTCCGGGGGCATGCGCCGCAGGCTCGACCTCGCCGCGGCCCTCGTCGTCTCGCCGCCCGTGATGTTCATGGACGAGCCGACGACCGGCCTCGACCCCCGCAACCGCCAGCAGCTGTGGGAGGTCATCAAGCACCTGGTCTCCGGCGGCACGACGCTGCTGCTGACCACGCAGTACCTGGAAGAGGCCGACCACCTGGCGCACGACATCGCGGTGGTCGACCACGGCCGGGTCATCGCCAAGGGCACCTCCGACCAGCTCAAGGCCCGCACCGGCGGCGAGCGCGTCGAGGTCGTGGTGCACGAGCGCGAGCACATCCAGGCCGCCGCCGAGGTGCTCGCCGGCTTCGGCAAGGGCGACACCACGGTCGAGGAGCACATGCGCAAGCTCACCGCGCCCGTGACCGGCGGCGCCAAGCTCCTCGCCGAGGTCATCCGCGAACTGGACACCCGAGGCATCGAGATCGACGACATCGGCCTGCGCCGGCCGACCCTCGACGACGTCTTCCTGTCACTGACGGGACACGTGGCCGAGGCGAAGAACGAGGAGACCGACGAGGAGGCCGCGAAGTGA
- a CDS encoding ABC transporter permease, translating into MSAVTDTVRVAPAANPVSQSIRDSMVVAKRNLIRMSRIPEMIIYGLIQPIMFVVLFTYVFGGSMQIGSSTSAVDYKNFLMAGIFAQTVTFATASSGAGIADDMHKGLIDRFRSLPMARGAVLTGRTLADSVQTALTLVVLAVVALLVGWRVGSDGDTNLGKVLGAFGLLLLLGYAFTWIGALIGMSVRTPEAATSSGLIWLFPVTFISNAFVDTSHMTPWLRHIAEWNPFSATVQACRVLFANPGQSQSDAWPMQHPVWASLIYSILILVVFRTLAVRKYRSATA; encoded by the coding sequence GTGAGCGCCGTCACCGACACCGTGCGGGTCGCGCCGGCCGCGAACCCGGTCAGCCAGTCCATCCGCGACTCGATGGTCGTCGCGAAACGCAACCTGATCCGCATGTCCCGGATCCCGGAGATGATCATCTACGGGCTGATCCAGCCGATCATGTTCGTGGTGCTGTTCACCTACGTCTTCGGCGGCTCCATGCAGATCGGCAGCAGCACCAGCGCCGTCGACTACAAGAACTTCCTGATGGCGGGCATCTTCGCGCAGACCGTCACGTTCGCCACCGCCAGCTCCGGCGCCGGTATCGCCGACGACATGCACAAGGGCCTCATCGACCGTTTCCGCTCCCTGCCCATGGCACGCGGTGCTGTCCTCACCGGGCGCACCCTCGCCGACTCCGTGCAGACGGCCCTCACCCTGGTCGTCCTCGCGGTGGTCGCCCTCCTGGTCGGCTGGCGCGTCGGGTCGGACGGCGACACCAACCTCGGCAAGGTGCTCGGGGCCTTCGGCCTGCTGCTCCTGCTCGGCTACGCGTTCACCTGGATCGGCGCCCTGATCGGCATGTCCGTCCGGACCCCGGAGGCGGCCACCTCCAGCGGGCTGATCTGGCTCTTCCCGGTCACGTTCATCTCGAACGCGTTCGTGGACACCAGCCACATGACCCCGTGGCTGCGCCATATCGCCGAATGGAACCCCTTCAGCGCCACGGTCCAGGCCTGCCGCGTGCTGTTCGCCAACCCGGGCCAGTCGCAGTCGGACGCCTGGCCCATGCAGCACCCCGTGTGGGCCTCGCTGATCTACTCGATCCTGATCCTGGTCGTCTTCCGGACGCTGGCGGTGCGCAAGTACCGTTCCGCGACGGCATGA
- the greA gene encoding transcription elongation factor GreA — MTQTSENVTWLTQEAYNKLKAELEYLTGPARAEISAKIAAAREEGDLRENGGYHAAKEEQGKQELRVRQLTQLLENAKVGEAPAADGAVAPGMVVTIAFDGDEDDTLTFLLASREYASADIETYSPQSPLGTGVIGHKVGEDAQYELPNGKKASVKILKAEPYEG; from the coding sequence GTGACCCAGACCAGCGAGAACGTCACCTGGCTGACCCAGGAGGCGTACAACAAGCTCAAGGCTGAGCTTGAGTACCTTACTGGTCCCGCGCGGGCGGAGATCTCCGCGAAGATCGCCGCCGCACGCGAGGAGGGCGACCTGCGTGAGAACGGCGGGTACCACGCAGCCAAGGAGGAGCAGGGCAAGCAGGAACTCCGTGTGCGCCAGCTCACCCAGCTCCTCGAGAACGCCAAGGTCGGTGAGGCCCCCGCGGCGGACGGCGCCGTGGCGCCCGGCATGGTCGTCACGATCGCGTTCGACGGTGACGAGGACGACACGCTGACGTTCCTGCTCGCCTCACGCGAGTACGCGAGCGCCGACATCGAGACGTACTCCCCGCAGTCCCCGCTGGGCACCGGCGTGATCGGCCACAAGGTCGGCGAGGACGCGCAGTACGAGCTGCCGAACGGCAAGAAGGCCTCGGTGAAGATCCTCAAGGCCGAGCCGTACGAGGGCTGA
- a CDS encoding DUF4307 domain-containing protein, giving the protein MSTASTRLPEGRYGRSSDERADRTLKVVGAVLAAALLGLVGWFGYHYVAQSEISAEVISFEPGKDSVQVHLEVRKDAGTDGYCTVRSQAENGAEVGRADFRFDGDATRIDKVVTLRTTSPGTTAELLGCHTG; this is encoded by the coding sequence ATGAGCACGGCGAGCACGCGACTGCCCGAGGGACGTTACGGCCGTTCCTCGGACGAGCGCGCCGACCGCACTCTCAAGGTCGTCGGCGCTGTCCTCGCGGCGGCGCTGCTGGGGCTCGTCGGCTGGTTCGGCTACCACTACGTCGCCCAGAGCGAGATCAGCGCCGAGGTGATCAGCTTCGAGCCCGGCAAGGATTCCGTGCAGGTGCACCTGGAGGTCCGCAAGGACGCCGGCACCGACGGCTACTGCACCGTGCGCTCGCAGGCCGAGAACGGTGCCGAGGTCGGCCGGGCCGATTTCCGCTTCGACGGGGACGCCACCCGCATCGACAAGGTCGTCACGCTCCGTACGACCTCCCCGGGGACGACGGCCGAGCTGCTGGGCTGCCACACCGGCTGA
- the mca gene encoding mycothiol conjugate amidase Mca, translating to MTDQLRLMAVHAHPDDESSKGAATMAKYVSEGVDVLVVTCTGGERGSILNPKLQGDRYVEEHIHEVRKKEMDEAREILGVKQEWLGFVDSGLPEGDPLPPLPEGCFALEDVDHAAGELVRKIRSFRPQVITTYDENGGYPHPDHIMTHKISMVAFEGAADTEKYPEAEYGPAYQPKKLYYNQGFNRPRTEALHQAMLDRGLESPYGDWLKRWDEFGMKERTLTTHVPCGDFYEIRDKALIAHATQIDPDGGWFKVPMDIQQEVWPTEEYELAKSLVDTSLPEDDLFAGVRDNA from the coding sequence TTGACTGACCAGTTGCGACTGATGGCCGTTCATGCCCACCCCGACGACGAGTCGAGCAAGGGCGCGGCGACCATGGCGAAGTACGTGTCCGAGGGGGTGGACGTGCTGGTCGTGACCTGCACGGGCGGGGAACGCGGCTCCATCCTCAATCCGAAGCTCCAGGGGGACAGGTACGTCGAGGAGCACATCCACGAGGTACGCAAGAAGGAGATGGACGAGGCCCGGGAGATCCTGGGCGTCAAGCAGGAGTGGCTCGGCTTCGTCGATTCGGGCCTGCCCGAGGGCGACCCGCTGCCGCCGCTGCCGGAGGGCTGCTTCGCCCTGGAGGACGTCGACCACGCGGCCGGTGAGCTGGTGCGGAAGATCCGCTCCTTCCGTCCCCAGGTGATCACCACCTACGACGAGAACGGCGGCTACCCGCACCCCGACCACATCATGACCCACAAGATCTCGATGGTGGCGTTCGAGGGGGCGGCGGACACCGAGAAGTACCCGGAGGCCGAGTACGGCCCCGCGTACCAGCCGAAGAAGCTCTACTACAACCAGGGCTTCAACCGCCCCCGCACCGAGGCGCTGCACCAGGCGATGCTCGACCGGGGCCTGGAGTCGCCCTACGGGGACTGGCTCAAGCGCTGGGACGAGTTCGGCATGAAGGAGCGCACGCTCACCACGCACGTCCCCTGCGGCGACTTCTACGAGATCCGCGACAAGGCGCTGATCGCGCACGCCACGCAGATCGACCCCGACGGCGGCTGGTTCAAGGTCCCGATGGACATCCAGCAGGAGGTCTGGCCGACGGAGGAGTACGAGCTGGCGAAGTCCCTCGTCGATACCTCCCTCCCCGAGGACGACCTCTTCGCGGGCGTCCGCGACAATGCCTGA
- a CDS encoding tetratricopeptide repeat protein, protein MRDSHRAEAERLLARAVEEEVRRTGGRTDGKVLLARARGALDAMAQSAAEEYEAYTRALDEAAAGQLTFGQRYAREGAGTPLLVAGVAAVAAVVADMALGTSTGTALGAGVTVGVVGAAATVVKVVGSHLPAAHHRAGAVSQPGGPEQLRLQWLTALEVRGIRPFLDQQRVLAASTGPKQTGPRLRGADKSAAARGRNVLEQSFAQLPEPAQPFAGRRHELAQIRQWVQAARASTETQPTVVVLHGTPGSGRTTLAVHATHDLKDYFRGACVVDLRSDSPGESPLSARDALLHLLNRLGAPREQLLFRERSSPDQQVKRLSELYHQHLTGLPVTVVLDDASDAEQVRALVPERSDSLVLVTARGPLELGGLPARVHQLTVEPLDAAGAEELLGAAAQDRSGPYDAESADRVRELCGGLPLALRIAGSCLGPRSPRALATDLGAYGPVEPVERALWLRYTDQPEPVRRLLRRLALAGRASLGAAAAAALLATDEAEAKRHLQALTRAGLIDHVRGDRYRLHDLVRSFAQARLLDEEEPAERTAAQERLIVNYAELADSVLRMVDGNMSTRTNRFSPYGFPSLDEALRWLDDESSFITAALRHAEGVNQAAVLNLLGALCDYCLLRGDLYRLGEISELAQAVDQGLLVRSVQWRTGIAARQLGELDKARTTLTSVVDLYREAHHDAGAARALCSLGITLHHQGNLTEASAKLREALALQSSPELATDRAWTMHALAAVERDRARVAEALDLLTESLVLHRAGESVHGQAWAHFQLGQLGLRMGDVPRAESELRAALELYGRTRDARGEAWALTQLARARLVAGDASPAVEELRGAAARHRENEDARGEAWTLYYLGQALEETGNLDQAVRELERSRTMFSRMRDVYGLACARHHSARVTRDQRAAQTGSLRNSGFARQLLVDARADFQRIGVAHGEAWTCLELAVVDAGNARTQQALTLVDEAANLFTSYGDRRGEDWARFLRCTLLPYAAPGGMEVGTAVAQEELAQLSRASHPLRDQKLDDYLDAYALLLERGVTLEAGWQAWRLGMVPNRHAREVMGVAVESKP, encoded by the coding sequence ATGCGGGACAGTCATCGGGCGGAGGCCGAGCGGCTGTTGGCACGGGCCGTGGAGGAGGAAGTACGCCGCACGGGCGGGCGCACGGACGGGAAGGTGCTGCTCGCGCGGGCGCGCGGGGCGCTCGACGCGATGGCGCAGAGCGCGGCCGAGGAGTACGAGGCCTACACGCGCGCCCTGGACGAGGCGGCGGCCGGGCAGCTCACCTTCGGTCAGCGCTACGCCCGGGAGGGCGCCGGAACACCGCTGCTGGTGGCCGGGGTCGCGGCGGTCGCGGCCGTCGTCGCCGACATGGCCCTGGGCACGAGTACCGGGACGGCGCTGGGCGCGGGCGTGACCGTGGGTGTCGTGGGCGCCGCGGCGACCGTCGTGAAGGTCGTCGGCTCGCACCTGCCGGCCGCACACCACCGGGCCGGGGCCGTGAGCCAGCCGGGCGGGCCCGAACAGCTGCGGCTGCAGTGGCTGACGGCACTGGAGGTGCGCGGTATCAGGCCGTTCCTGGACCAGCAGCGGGTGCTCGCCGCCTCCACCGGGCCGAAGCAGACGGGGCCGCGGCTGCGGGGCGCCGACAAGAGCGCGGCGGCGCGCGGGCGCAACGTGCTGGAGCAGTCCTTCGCGCAGCTCCCGGAACCGGCTCAGCCGTTCGCGGGGCGGCGGCACGAGCTGGCGCAGATCCGGCAGTGGGTGCAGGCGGCCCGGGCGAGTACGGAGACCCAGCCGACGGTGGTCGTCCTGCACGGCACGCCCGGCAGCGGCCGTACGACCCTCGCGGTGCACGCCACGCACGATCTGAAGGACTACTTCCGCGGCGCCTGCGTCGTCGACCTGCGCTCCGACAGCCCGGGCGAGTCCCCGCTGTCCGCCCGCGACGCCCTGCTGCACCTGCTCAACCGGCTCGGCGCGCCCCGCGAGCAACTGCTGTTCCGCGAGCGCTCCTCCCCCGACCAGCAGGTCAAGCGGCTGAGCGAGCTGTACCACCAGCATCTGACCGGCCTGCCGGTCACGGTCGTCCTGGACGACGCCTCGGACGCCGAGCAGGTCCGCGCCCTGGTCCCGGAGCGGTCCGACAGCCTGGTGCTGGTGACCGCGCGGGGCCCGCTGGAGCTGGGCGGTCTGCCCGCGCGGGTGCATCAGCTGACGGTGGAGCCGCTGGACGCTGCCGGTGCGGAGGAACTGCTGGGCGCGGCGGCGCAGGACCGGTCCGGTCCGTACGACGCCGAGTCCGCCGACCGGGTCCGGGAGCTGTGCGGCGGGCTGCCCCTGGCGCTGCGCATCGCCGGCTCGTGCCTCGGCCCGCGCTCGCCGCGCGCGCTGGCCACGGACCTCGGCGCGTACGGCCCGGTCGAGCCGGTCGAACGCGCCCTGTGGCTGCGCTACACCGACCAGCCGGAGCCCGTACGGCGGCTGCTGCGCCGCCTGGCCCTGGCCGGCCGGGCCTCGCTGGGCGCCGCCGCGGCCGCCGCGCTGCTGGCCACCGACGAGGCGGAGGCCAAACGCCATCTCCAGGCCCTGACCCGCGCGGGGCTGATCGACCACGTCCGGGGCGACCGCTACCGGCTGCACGACCTGGTCCGCTCCTTCGCCCAGGCCAGGCTCCTCGACGAGGAGGAACCGGCCGAGCGCACGGCGGCCCAGGAACGGCTGATCGTGAACTACGCCGAGCTGGCCGACTCGGTGCTGCGCATGGTCGACGGCAACATGTCGACCCGCACGAACCGCTTCAGCCCCTACGGCTTCCCCTCCCTCGACGAGGCGCTGCGCTGGCTGGACGACGAGTCGAGCTTCATCACGGCGGCGCTGCGGCACGCCGAGGGCGTGAACCAGGCGGCGGTCCTGAACCTCCTGGGCGCCCTGTGCGACTACTGCCTGCTGCGCGGAGACCTCTACCGCCTGGGCGAGATCAGCGAGCTGGCCCAGGCGGTGGACCAGGGCCTGCTGGTCCGCTCGGTGCAGTGGCGCACCGGCATCGCGGCACGGCAGCTGGGCGAACTGGACAAGGCCCGCACCACCCTGACCTCGGTCGTGGACCTCTACCGGGAGGCCCATCACGACGCGGGGGCCGCCCGCGCACTGTGCTCCCTCGGCATCACCCTGCACCACCAGGGCAATCTGACGGAGGCGTCGGCGAAGCTCCGCGAGGCCCTGGCCCTGCAGTCCTCCCCCGAGCTGGCGACGGACCGGGCGTGGACGATGCACGCCCTGGCGGCGGTGGAGCGGGACCGCGCCCGGGTCGCCGAGGCGCTGGACCTGCTCACCGAGTCGCTGGTGCTGCACCGCGCCGGCGAATCCGTGCACGGCCAGGCGTGGGCCCACTTCCAGCTCGGCCAGCTCGGCCTGCGCATGGGCGACGTCCCGCGCGCCGAGTCAGAGCTGCGCGCGGCCCTGGAGCTGTACGGCCGCACCCGCGACGCCCGCGGCGAGGCCTGGGCCCTGACCCAGCTGGCCCGCGCCCGGCTGGTCGCCGGTGACGCGTCCCCGGCCGTGGAGGAACTGCGCGGGGCCGCCGCCCGGCACCGCGAGAACGAGGACGCCCGCGGCGAGGCGTGGACGCTGTACTACCTGGGCCAGGCCCTGGAGGAGACGGGCAATCTGGACCAGGCGGTCCGCGAACTGGAACGCTCCCGCACGATGTTCTCCCGCATGCGGGACGTCTACGGCCTGGCCTGCGCCCGCCACCACTCGGCGCGCGTCACCCGCGACCAGCGCGCGGCCCAGACGGGCTCGCTGCGCAACTCGGGCTTCGCCCGCCAGCTCCTGGTCGACGCCCGAGCCGACTTCCAGCGCATCGGCGTCGCCCACGGCGAGGCGTGGACCTGCCTGGAACTGGCGGTCGTGGACGCGGGCAACGCCCGCACCCAGCAGGCGCTGACGCTTGTCGACGAGGCGGCGAACCTCTTCACGTCGTACGGCGACCGCCGGGGCGAGGACTGGGCCCGCTTCCTGCGCTGCACGCTACTGCCGTACGCGGCCCCCGGCGGCATGGAGGTCGGCACGGCCGTGGCCCAGGAGGAGCTGGCCCAGCTGTCCCGCGCGAGCCATCCGCTGCGCGACCAGAAGCTGGACGACTACCTCGACGCGTACGCCCTGCTGCTGGAACGGGGCGTGACCCTGGAGGCGGGCTGGCAGGCCTGGCGCCTGGGCATGGTGCCGAACCGGCATGCGCGGGAGGTGATGGGGGTGGCGGTGGAGTCGAAGCCGTAG